The following nucleotide sequence is from Streptomyces caniferus.
GCGCGGCGGGCGTCGTGGCCGGGGCCGGGGAGCGGTGCGCCGCCACCCGGCCCGCGGGAAAGTCGGCGCTCGACGGGAGGTGCGGGTGCGGGTGTTGCGGCAACTGTGCCGTCCCGCCCGGCTGCGCGGCCTGCTCGGGCCGGGCGCCCTTGCCCTTGGCGGCCTTTGACGTCTTCCCTGCCTTTGCGGGCTTCGCCTCCGGCCCGGCCCCGGCCGGCTCCGTATCGAACTCCCCCAGGGCGGCGCGCGCCTGGGCCACGCTGATCGCTTCCATGGTGACGTCCTGCCGCATCTCGGCCCGGCTCCAGGCCCGTTCGGCCAGCTCCCACAGCGTGGTGAGGTGCGAGGGATGCGCGCCGGTCACCTCGGCGAGCGCGACCACCGCGCGCAGCGGCGGCAGCAGCCGCCCGTTGAGATAGCGCTCCCAGGACGTCTTGCTGTAGCCCGTACGGTCCGCGACGGTGGCCACACTCAGCCCGCTGCGGTCCACGAGCCTGCGCAGCTGACCGGTGAACTCCCCTACCTGCGGGTCGAGTTCCTCCGGCAGCGCCTTCCAGCGAGGCATGGCCTCCCCCTATCCCCCCGCTTACGTGCGACAGCGCGGCTCCCCCGGCCCGCCCTCCTTGCTCCCCGCGGGGACGCCCCCGGTCAGGGCGGCAGTTCCCCCGCACGGGCGCACGGCGGCATCCGGGCAGAGGTCACCCACCCGCGCGCCCCGTGGCCCCTGCAGTGTCGCATTTCGACCGGACCTCTTACGACGTCCGTACGTTTTCTGACAAGAACAGCCCGCACAACTCCCTCGGGCCCTACCGTGCGAAGCACTCCCCTGCCCCGCCGCCCGCCGGATACAGGCACAGCCGGATGCCCTCGGTCCCGCGGGCCGCCGCCATCGGCGTGACGAGATACCCCTCGGCGTCGAACCGGTCCACCACCCGCACCGACCGCGGCCGCGCCCCCGGCACCGACACCTCCAGCCGGTCCCCGACCCGGCCGTTGCGGAGCCGCCCCCAGGCCGCGCCGCATGCCTTGCCGTAACGGATCTGAACATGCTGCCCGCGGGCGGCAGTTCGCTCCACGGGCGTCTCCACCAGGTCAGGGAGCTCGCAGTACATCGACTCCGGGTCCTTGCCGTCGCACCCTTTCGCCCGGCAGCCGGTCACCTCGGACGGCGCGGGCCCGGCCCCCTCCTGCCGCCCGCCCCCGACGGCCCCCTCGCCCGCCCAGAAGGCCAGCGCCACCACGACCGCCACCAGGCCCGCACCGGCACCGGCGGTCATGGCCACGACCCACTGCGGCAGCCGCGGCGACGGTTGCGGTGACCGCCCCGCCCGAGGGGGCGAGGCCGCCCGCTCACCGCCCGGCCGTCCGCGTCCGCTCCACGCCGCGTCCGCCAGCTCCCA
It contains:
- a CDS encoding helix-turn-helix domain-containing protein, with translation MSGPGGEPRGGVENSRLAERMRELRSRTGLTLAGLAGRTPYSKSSWERYLNAKKLPPRGAVEALCLLAGEPPERLLALWELADAAWSGRGRPGGERAASPPRAGRSPQPSPRLPQWVVAMTAGAGAGLVAVVVALAFWAGEGAVGGGRQEGAGPAPSEVTGCRAKGCDGKDPESMYCELPDLVETPVERTAARGQHVQIRYGKACGAAWGRLRNGRVGDRLEVSVPGARPRSVRVVDRFDAEGYLVTPMAAARGTEGIRLCLYPAGGGAGECFAR
- a CDS encoding helix-turn-helix domain-containing protein, whose protein sequence is MPRWKALPEELDPQVGEFTGQLRRLVDRSGLSVATVADRTGYSKTSWERYLNGRLLPPLRAVVALAEVTGAHPSHLTTLWELAERAWSRAEMRQDVTMEAISVAQARAALGEFDTEPAGAGPEAKPAKAGKTSKAAKGKGARPEQAAQPGGTAQLPQHPHPHLPSSADFPAGRVAAHRSPAPATTPAAPAGPRARRGRTAVFVAGAVGALLVAGGAVLLLNPGTGPAKKTAAAAPAPAAAPSAKQALPAGVGCTGDGCVGKDPEKMGCGGPHAVTPSRGVSGRSLIEVRYSAVCHTAWARISRAAQGDQATISSGGHSATAQAERGGDAYTPMVAVSGDPAKVAACQTTVAGAKNCARPVPARPAARPTQAIR